DNA from Thermococcus sp. EP1:
TTTATGGGGTGATAATTCCAGAAGTTGCAGGAGCGATTGAACCGATATTTATAGCTGGAACTGAAAACATTGAGGGCTACAAAAAAGGCGAGCCATACGAAGAACACATAAAATATCTCGTCAAAAGAGTGAAGAAGTGGATTGAGCTAAGGAAAAAGCCAAAGAAAGACGTTAAAATAGCGATAGTTTTGATAAATCCGCCTTGTAAGGGACTTGAAGCCAGCATTGCAGTGGGAATGGGATTAGATGTTCCAGAGAGCATAGTGAGACTTCTGCACAAGCTAAAAGAAGAAGGCTATTATGTTGGTGAAGAGCTTCCAAAGAATGGAGAAGAGCTAATAAGAATGATTTTGGAGAGAAAGGCAATAAGCGAGTTTAGATGGACAAGTGTGGAAGAAATCGTCAAAAATGGTGGGGCAATTGACTTCGTAAGCTTGGAGGATTATTTGGAGTGGTTCAATGAGCTTCCCGAGGACTTGAGAGAAAAAATAGTCAAAGATTGGGGAAGACCAGAGGACGTTTTGGCAGGAAAAGTAGACAAAACATTGGTTGGAATGGTTTATGATGGAAAGTTCGTTGTTCCTGGAATAAAGTTTGGAAATGTCTTTATTACTCCCCAGCCAAAGTTCGGCTGCGCTGGGACGAGGTGTGATGGAAAAGTTTGTAGAATCCTCCATGATCCGACTATAACTCCTCCTCACCAGTGGTGGGCCGTCTACAGGTGGATAACGAGGAAGTTTAATACCAATGTTATGATTCACTTTGGAACTCACGGTTATTTAGAATTTAGACCGGGGAAAAGCGTTGGGCTTTCTCCTTCATGTGTTCCTGAGGCGAGCTTAGATGACGTTCCCCACTTATACGTCTATGTAGTTTCAAATCCAATGGAGGGTGTCATAGCCAAGAGAAGAAGTTATGCAACGTTAATAGATCACATTTATCCCCCAATGGCAATGGCTGAAGTTTTAGATGATTTAGACTCGTTTCTAAACCAATATGCAAAGGCAAAGAACTTAGGAGATGAGGCAAGGAGAAAGAAAATTTACGAGCAAATTTTGGAGAAAGCTGAGGAGAACAAAATAAAACTAAACAATCCTCAAAATGACGAGGAAACTATCGAGGAAATCCACCGCTACGCTGAGTTGATGAGAGGTTCTCAAATTAATCTCGGTCTTCATATCTTTGGACATCCACCGAAAGAACCAGAAAGATTGGCGGAATACATTGCCACGGCAATGGCTTATGATTCCTACGCTTCCCCGTCAATTAGAAGGGCAATAGCTGAGGCAATAGGCATGGACTACGACAAGATAAGAAAGAACCCCTTGGAGACTACAAACGGATTTACGAACAGAGAATTGTTGGAGATTTTCCACAGGATAGCAGTTAAAAGCTTAGAGCGTTTGCTTAATGGAGAAGGCTTTGATGTCATTGAGGAAGAAATTGAAAAGTGTGGATTCAGAGTTAAGGAGAAAGAAAAGCTTGAGGGAACGTTTAGAAAAACCCTTGAAGTTGCTCAAAAAGTTGTCGAGTGCGAAAGGGAATATAATGGCTTTTTAGAAGGCGTGAAAGGAAAATATGTGAAGCCAGGCCCTTCGGGAGCCATAACGAGAGGGAAGTTCGAGATTTTACCGACGGGAAGAAACTTTTATGCAGTTGATCCAAGAACTCTGCCAACCAAAGCAGCTTGGCAAATTGGAGTTGAAACTGCTGAAAAGCTCTTGGAGAAGTATACAAAGAAGCATGGGAAGTATCCCGAAAGCATTGGGCAGGTTCTCTGGAGTATAGACGGTTATAAGGCGGATGGCGAACAAATAGCTCAAATTCTCTATTTGCTTGGAGTTAAGCCTATCTGGAAAGGAGATGTAGTTTCTGACCTTGAAATAATTCCCTTAGAAGAGCTCGGAAGACCAAGGATTGACGTTCTGGTTAGGATAAGTGGAATTGTTAGAGATACTTTGCCAAATTACATATATCTCATAGACAAAGCAATAGAAAAGGTTGTTACGCTGGATGAACCCTTAGAGATG
Protein-coding regions in this window:
- the cobN gene encoding cobaltochelatase subunit CobN: MICFILGYGARPLPLLEKILKEEKIDGIVLTDQNCEKELEKVERAEVIFIYAHELPDVVVETLKKSRAKIVSMDSLNNVPQEILVKAKSYYVLGGEENLRNLAKFLANLAGEKREYEEPKEVPMHGIYHPNFGVFESLDEYLKVYDKRPLVGILFWRSAWLYREFSPIEELIKALESEGLGVIPVFTYGKDSTTGLGKEKSEAVEEFFIKDGKPIIEALVSLISFGTVDLNNLEKLNVPVFAPIRSYYQNLKEWKEREGVDYMTQVYGVIIPEVAGAIEPIFIAGTENIEGYKKGEPYEEHIKYLVKRVKKWIELRKKPKKDVKIAIVLINPPCKGLEASIAVGMGLDVPESIVRLLHKLKEEGYYVGEELPKNGEELIRMILERKAISEFRWTSVEEIVKNGGAIDFVSLEDYLEWFNELPEDLREKIVKDWGRPEDVLAGKVDKTLVGMVYDGKFVVPGIKFGNVFITPQPKFGCAGTRCDGKVCRILHDPTITPPHQWWAVYRWITRKFNTNVMIHFGTHGYLEFRPGKSVGLSPSCVPEASLDDVPHLYVYVVSNPMEGVIAKRRSYATLIDHIYPPMAMAEVLDDLDSFLNQYAKAKNLGDEARRKKIYEQILEKAEENKIKLNNPQNDEETIEEIHRYAELMRGSQINLGLHIFGHPPKEPERLAEYIATAMAYDSYASPSIRRAIAEAIGMDYDKIRKNPLETTNGFTNRELLEIFHRIAVKSLERLLNGEGFDVIEEEIEKCGFRVKEKEKLEGTFRKTLEVAQKVVECEREYNGFLEGVKGKYVKPGPSGAITRGKFEILPTGRNFYAVDPRTLPTKAAWQIGVETAEKLLEKYTKKHGKYPESIGQVLWSIDGYKADGEQIAQILYLLGVKPIWKGDVVSDLEIIPLEELGRPRIDVLVRISGIVRDTLPNYIYLIDKAIEKVVTLDEPLEMNYIKKHYIEHIKKLIELGKSFEEAQRFARFRVFSAPPGAYGAGVNLAVESSGWQKDEDLAKVWVQWSGYAYGKDAFGVEAHESLVLNLKSVDIINRNHISDEHDLTNCCCYFAYHGGFKTAVDALTGKDVDIIQVDTRDISDTKIVDIKVEIERITRTKLLNDRWIEEMKKHSYRGASEFSKKILHLYGWEATTKLVEDWIFDEIAEKYVLDEDMRRWFEEHNPYAIEEIARRLIEAYERGLWETSEELIERLMEAYSEIEGLLEEHLGEGEVQGGTIEIYTAEDDEHWSENIEEVDKIWKLVKNA